In Deinococcus psychrotolerans, a genomic segment contains:
- a CDS encoding response regulator, with product MPPHTTPIQILLVEDNEPDVLLTQEAFWEAQLPTELHVARDGVEALQMLRREQHYAHMPRPDVILLDINMPRKNGLEVLAELKADPDLRTIPVVVLTTSQAEEDIMRSYQSHASSYIVKPVEFDEFYSAIRALGQYMLGTVRLPPR from the coding sequence ATGCCTCCTCATACTACGCCCATTCAAATTTTACTGGTTGAGGACAACGAACCGGACGTGCTGCTGACTCAGGAAGCCTTCTGGGAAGCGCAACTGCCCACCGAGCTGCATGTGGCCCGCGACGGTGTAGAGGCTTTGCAAATGCTGCGCCGTGAGCAGCACTACGCCCACATGCCCCGCCCCGACGTGATTTTGCTGGACATCAACATGCCGCGCAAAAACGGCCTCGAAGTGCTGGCCGAACTCAAAGCTGACCCTGACCTGCGGACTATTCCGGTGGTGGTGTTGACCACTTCGCAGGCCGAAGAAGACATTATGCGGAGTTACCAGAGCCACGCCAGCAGTTACATCGTCAAGCCGGTGGAGTTCGACGAGTTTTACAGCGCGATTCGGGCGCTCGGTCAGTACATGCTGGGCACGGTTCGGCTGCCGCCGCGCTAA
- a CDS encoding YsnF/AvaK domain-containing protein → MSRPEDGVDLKKSPQAEQGRGLDEAQQVTIREVRAPKEMANLTLYEERAQVAVERVSGRQITFQKRIIEEEVQIPVTLRREVLELTTALEGGTVKLNGELLEPGKTYQIILTEERPVVAREVYAVEQVEIRKEWISEVHQQTLTLGREVLDIGGAADLIREQQVGERLPETAPPFELPDDLKS, encoded by the coding sequence ATGAGTAGACCAGAGGATGGAGTGGATCTCAAAAAGTCGCCGCAAGCGGAACAAGGGCGCGGATTAGACGAAGCCCAGCAAGTGACGATCCGCGAAGTGCGTGCTCCCAAAGAAATGGCCAACCTGACGCTGTACGAAGAACGCGCCCAAGTGGCTGTCGAGCGCGTATCAGGGCGGCAAATCACCTTCCAGAAACGGATCATCGAAGAAGAAGTGCAGATTCCGGTGACGCTGCGGCGCGAGGTGCTGGAACTCACCACCGCGCTGGAAGGCGGCACGGTCAAGCTCAACGGCGAGTTGCTCGAACCCGGCAAAACCTACCAGATCATCCTCACGGAAGAGCGTCCTGTCGTGGCCCGCGAAGTCTACGCAGTCGAGCAAGTCGAGATTCGCAAAGAGTGGATCAGTGAAGTGCATCAGCAGACCCTGACCTTGGGCCGGGAAGTGCTGGACATCGGCGGCGCAGCCGATTTGATCCGTGAGCAGCAAGTTGGTGAGCGCCTGCCGGAGACGGCCCCGCCGTTCGAGTTGCCCGACGACCTCAAAAGCTAA
- a CDS encoding 2-isopropylmalate synthase, producing the protein MTQPEPANLRRIHIFDTTLRDGEQSPGVALNHNQKIEIAHSLARLNVDVIEAGFPITSDGDFECVSRISREVRGPIICALARTARADIERAAQALEAADKSRIHVFTSASAVQMQHMLRKTPEQVIESSIAAVKLACQYTSDVEFSGQDVMRADFDFVIQLYLAAIEAGATVINIPDTVGYGTPGGYGALIARVRDEIVKGRNVEISTHCHDDLGMATANSLAAVENGATQIECTINGIGERAGNTALEEVVMAIHTRRDHYQSETGIRTRELYRVSKLVSRLTGMPVPPNKAVIGDNAFAHESGIHQDGVLKHKETYEIMNAELVGREAAVMVMGKHSGRAAFRKALADLGYDTDGHSDHGFNDEALNALFVRFKELADRKGQIYSDDLHALVGSSVETSETFKLERFQIAMGTDMQPLAYVRLQTPDGVREATATGDGSVEAIFHAINVATSIAPALEVYRVQAVTKGTEALGEVSVSARYGEMTVSGNDVASDVVEASARAWLRVINHIVAGQTKEKSAVTAETP; encoded by the coding sequence ATGACCCAGCCCGAACCAGCCAACCTGCGCCGTATCCACATCTTTGACACCACCCTGCGTGACGGCGAGCAGTCGCCGGGCGTGGCACTGAACCACAACCAGAAAATCGAGATCGCCCACTCGCTGGCCCGCCTCAACGTGGACGTGATCGAGGCGGGCTTTCCGATTACCTCGGACGGCGACTTTGAATGCGTTTCGCGCATTTCGCGGGAAGTGCGTGGGCCGATTATCTGTGCGCTGGCCCGCACCGCCCGCGCCGATATCGAGCGGGCCGCGCAAGCGCTGGAAGCCGCCGATAAAAGCCGCATCCACGTGTTTACCAGTGCCAGCGCAGTGCAGATGCAGCACATGTTGCGCAAGACGCCTGAGCAGGTCATCGAGTCGTCGATTGCGGCCGTCAAGTTGGCTTGCCAGTACACCAGTGACGTGGAATTTAGCGGTCAGGACGTCATGCGGGCCGACTTTGACTTCGTGATCCAGCTCTACCTCGCCGCAATTGAGGCGGGCGCGACCGTTATCAATATTCCCGACACGGTGGGCTACGGCACTCCCGGGGGATACGGCGCACTGATCGCCCGCGTACGCGACGAGATTGTGAAGGGCCGCAACGTCGAAATCAGTACCCACTGCCACGACGACCTCGGCATGGCGACGGCCAACAGCTTGGCGGCCGTCGAAAACGGAGCGACCCAGATCGAATGCACCATCAACGGCATCGGAGAGCGGGCTGGAAACACCGCGCTGGAAGAAGTGGTAATGGCAATTCACACCCGCCGCGACCATTACCAATCCGAAACCGGGATTCGCACCCGCGAACTCTACCGGGTCTCCAAGTTGGTCAGCCGCCTGACCGGGATGCCAGTGCCGCCCAACAAGGCCGTGATTGGCGACAATGCTTTCGCGCACGAATCCGGCATTCACCAAGACGGCGTGCTCAAGCACAAAGAGACCTACGAGATCATGAATGCCGAGCTGGTGGGCCGCGAGGCCGCTGTGATGGTGATGGGCAAGCACTCGGGCCGCGCCGCCTTCCGCAAAGCGCTGGCCGATCTGGGCTACGACACCGACGGCCACAGTGATCACGGCTTTAACGATGAAGCGCTGAACGCTTTGTTCGTGCGTTTCAAGGAGTTGGCTGACCGCAAAGGCCAGATTTACTCTGACGACCTCCACGCTTTGGTGGGCAGCAGCGTAGAGACCTCCGAGACCTTCAAATTGGAGCGCTTTCAGATTGCGATGGGCACCGACATGCAGCCGCTGGCTTATGTCAGGTTGCAAACGCCCGACGGGGTGCGCGAGGCCACTGCCACCGGAGACGGCTCGGTGGAAGCTATTTTTCACGCCATCAATGTCGCCACCAGCATTGCCCCCGCGCTGGAGGTTTACCGCGTGCAGGCCGTGACCAAGGGCACTGAAGCGCTGGGCGAAGTCAGCGTGAGCGCCCGCTACGGCGAGATGACCGTCAGCGGCAATGACGTGGCCTCGGACGTGGTGGAAGCCAGCGCCCGGGCGTGGCTGCGGGTAATCAATCACATCGTGGCCGGGCAGACCAAAGAGAAGTCGGCGGTGACGGCAGAAACGCCGTAA
- a CDS encoding DUF4388 domain-containing protein: MIQGLFSDVPLIGVLSLLHETGQTGVLDVNAELPFTVAFAHGEVVEGGILDWTGLDALHSSPMLPESGSFSYMRRDVRGSVIAPFEKFTTDWARVSDEWAQIGTIISSPSVVLTGPLPLYDQEKGRSVRAAARDAGLPLFDVASRAADAVSSGKLRPTGRYAWYGLRLNHQGQRQTALARALDGNVNLGEVVERGFSASEVRAYLLAEIRLGLRFSGSGWVLRDLVWETKHEAAIMTTTASNDFMF; the protein is encoded by the coding sequence GTGATACAAGGTCTTTTTTCGGACGTGCCTCTTATCGGAGTGCTGTCTTTACTTCACGAAACGGGGCAAACCGGTGTGCTGGACGTGAACGCCGAGTTGCCTTTCACAGTGGCCTTCGCACACGGCGAAGTGGTGGAGGGCGGCATTCTCGACTGGACAGGTTTAGACGCCCTGCATTCCAGCCCGATGCTGCCCGAAAGCGGCAGCTTTTCTTACATGCGCCGTGACGTGCGGGGCAGCGTGATCGCGCCGTTCGAGAAGTTCACGACCGACTGGGCACGCGTCAGTGACGAGTGGGCGCAGATCGGCACCATCATCAGCAGCCCCAGTGTGGTGCTGACTGGGCCACTGCCGCTTTACGACCAAGAAAAAGGCCGCAGTGTCCGCGCCGCCGCCCGTGACGCGGGTTTGCCGCTTTTTGATGTGGCTTCCCGCGCCGCCGACGCCGTGAGTTCAGGCAAGTTGCGCCCGACCGGCCGCTACGCTTGGTACGGACTGCGCCTCAATCACCAGGGCCAGCGCCAAACTGCTTTGGCCCGCGCCCTCGATGGCAATGTCAATTTGGGCGAAGTGGTCGAGCGCGGATTTTCGGCCAGCGAGGTACGCGCTTACCTGCTCGCTGAGATTCGCTTGGGCCTGCGTTTTTCGGGAAGCGGCTGGGTGCTGCGCGACCTGGTCTGGGAAACCAAACATGAGGCGGCGATCATGACGACCACTGCCAGCAACGATTTCATGTTTTGA
- a CDS encoding YbjQ family protein yields MTYGRAQGHVHISEIIVTTTNDLEGFRVIKHLGMVRGLTVRSRSVLGSLGASLQTILGGNITLYTELAEKAREEAYDLMLQHAAERGANAVLAMRYDANEISDGVTEVLAYGSAVVIEPRS; encoded by the coding sequence ATGACTTACGGTAGAGCTCAGGGCCACGTCCACATCAGCGAAATCATCGTCACCACCACCAATGACCTCGAAGGCTTCCGGGTCATCAAGCACCTGGGAATGGTGCGCGGCCTGACGGTGCGTTCGCGTAGCGTGCTGGGCAGCCTCGGCGCGTCGCTCCAAACTATTCTCGGCGGCAACATCACGCTGTATACCGAGCTGGCCGAAAAAGCCCGCGAAGAAGCCTACGACCTGATGCTTCAGCACGCTGCCGAGCGCGGCGCGAACGCGGTGCTGGCGATGCGCTACGACGCCAACGAAATCAGCGACGGCGTGACCGAAGTGCTGGCTTACGGCTCGGCGGTGGTGATTGAACCGCGCTCCTGA
- a CDS encoding antibiotic biosynthesis monooxygenase family protein, translated as MIQELALLHIRPNQTAEFEAAFAEAQAIISSMAGYVRHELQVCLEDDHKYALFVWWETLEDHTEGFRGSPEYQQWRTLLHHFYDPFPVVEHYKQVFL; from the coding sequence ATGATTCAAGAACTCGCCCTCCTCCACATCCGTCCCAACCAGACTGCCGAGTTTGAGGCGGCGTTTGCCGAGGCCCAAGCCATCATCAGTTCGATGGCTGGCTATGTCCGCCACGAGTTGCAAGTCTGTTTAGAAGACGACCACAAGTATGCTTTGTTCGTTTGGTGGGAAACGCTGGAAGACCATACCGAAGGCTTTCGTGGCAGCCCCGAATATCAGCAGTGGAGAACGTTGCTGCATCACTTTTATGACCCGTTCCCGGTAGTGGAGCATTACAAACAGGTTTTCCTGTGA
- a CDS encoding PRC and DUF2382 domain-containing protein, protein MTQNNMNLIRLSDLSRDQSYNLQGADLYDPTGYTAYGVGGDKVGTIRDALVQADTGRIQYFIVDAGGWFSSKEVLVPVGHSRLENDGVYFDDLTKAQVGDLREYNVNDSYTNDHQESDERVLRGVEQGSAAATDTAARTAYQDKAYRTPDKLQLMEERLVVNKDRFKAGSVEIGKHVETRQENVNVALQREEVVIERRTVTDSTPVEGAVLGAGSQTVNIDLEAERANVTKQAYVTEEIGIGKRTVTDTQTVSETVGREVLDVNKTGDVRLENGDQTMTDIKSDNKKI, encoded by the coding sequence ATGACTCAGAACAATATGAATTTGATCCGTTTATCTGACCTTTCGCGCGACCAGAGCTACAACTTGCAAGGCGCAGACCTTTACGATCCGACCGGCTACACCGCCTACGGCGTGGGCGGCGACAAGGTTGGTACCATCCGCGACGCTTTGGTGCAGGCCGACACGGGCCGTATCCAGTACTTCATCGTGGACGCGGGCGGTTGGTTCAGCTCCAAAGAAGTGCTGGTGCCAGTCGGCCACAGCCGCTTGGAAAATGACGGCGTATACTTCGACGACCTGACCAAAGCTCAAGTGGGCGATTTGCGCGAGTACAACGTCAACGACAGCTACACCAACGACCACCAAGAGTCTGACGAGCGCGTTCTGCGCGGCGTCGAGCAGGGCAGCGCCGCCGCCACCGACACGGCAGCCCGCACCGCTTACCAGGACAAAGCCTACCGCACCCCCGACAAGCTGCAACTGATGGAAGAGCGCTTGGTGGTCAACAAAGACCGCTTCAAGGCGGGCAGCGTAGAAATCGGCAAGCACGTCGAAACCCGTCAGGAAAATGTCAACGTAGCCTTGCAGCGCGAGGAAGTCGTCATCGAGCGCCGCACCGTGACCGACTCGACTCCGGTTGAGGGCGCAGTGCTGGGCGCAGGCAGCCAGACCGTCAACATTGACCTCGAAGCCGAGCGGGCCAACGTGACCAAGCAGGCCTACGTCACCGAGGAAATCGGCATCGGCAAACGTACCGTGACCGACACCCAGACCGTCAGCGAGACGGTAGGCCGCGAAGTGCTGGACGTCAATAAGACCGGCGACGTGCGCTTAGAGAACGGCGACCAGACCATGACCGATATCAAGTCCGACAACAAAAAGATCTAA
- a CDS encoding lipocalin-like domain-containing protein: MKRLLWLAPMVLTACVPRAAAFDPAKMPDPAALGPNNAVTEWWYVSGYLPETKQAFHWAQFKVNYKGIPYFASHLAMTDLNTDKVTFLEQGQQDAKFSFPPLKVSQGDWTLTQSANAPTAPFKLDAGPLQLTLTPQKGPVVHPPGYSGTPETGQLYYQSVTRLAVSGTIEGQPASGTAWFDHQWGDQQPGRDSLWDWFGVHLSDGSDLMLYRVKKLDGTVVQLAGSEVSPDGVARAVGNVTMTPQRTWVSPSGRGYTLDWKVSSDRGDLTLSAINDSQELLSKTTSIAYWEGPITGSGTWGGAAVKVEGMGEFVGGVLTKAEGGLFGSKE; the protein is encoded by the coding sequence ATGAAACGCTTGCTTTGGCTGGCCCCGATGGTTCTGACCGCCTGCGTGCCCCGCGCTGCCGCTTTCGATCCGGCCAAGATGCCTGACCCCGCCGCCTTGGGACCGAACAATGCGGTCACCGAGTGGTGGTATGTCTCCGGCTACCTCCCTGAAACCAAGCAGGCTTTTCACTGGGCGCAGTTCAAGGTCAATTACAAAGGCATTCCTTATTTTGCGTCGCATCTGGCCATGACCGATTTAAATACCGACAAAGTCACCTTTCTGGAGCAGGGCCAGCAAGACGCCAAGTTCTCGTTCCCACCGCTGAAGGTCAGTCAGGGCGACTGGACATTGACCCAGAGTGCCAACGCGCCAACCGCGCCGTTTAAGCTGGACGCTGGCCCGCTCCAACTCACCCTGACGCCGCAAAAAGGGCCAGTGGTGCATCCGCCCGGCTACTCCGGCACGCCCGAAACGGGTCAGTTGTATTACCAGAGCGTGACCCGGTTGGCCGTCAGCGGCACGATTGAGGGCCAGCCCGCCAGCGGCACGGCCTGGTTCGACCACCAGTGGGGCGATCAGCAACCGGGCCGCGATTCGCTATGGGACTGGTTCGGCGTGCACCTCTCGGACGGCTCGGATTTGATGCTCTACCGCGTCAAGAAGTTGGACGGCACCGTCGTTCAGCTGGCTGGTTCTGAAGTCAGCCCGGACGGGGTGGCCCGCGCTGTCGGCAACGTCACCATGACGCCGCAGCGGACGTGGGTTTCACCGTCTGGGCGCGGTTACACCCTCGATTGGAAAGTCAGTTCAGACCGGGGCGATTTGACGCTGAGCGCCATCAACGACAGTCAGGAGTTGCTCTCCAAGACGACCTCAATCGCTTATTGGGAAGGACCGATCACCGGCAGCGGCACCTGGGGCGGGGCCGCCGTCAAGGTCGAAGGCATGGGCGAATTTGTCGGTGGCGTGCTGACCAAAGCCGAGGGTGGACTGTTCGGATCAAAGGAATAA
- a CDS encoding aspartate/glutamate racemase family protein encodes MKLLGIIGGMSWTSTAEYYRLLNGEVARQRGGLHSARLLIHSVDFAQIAALQTSGQWHEAGELLAEVARGLERAGADGVLLATNTMHKVAPQIEAAISLPFFHIADSVGRRLQEAGVKRAGLLGTAFTMEQDFYKDRLHQQYGLEVLVPDEAGRADVHRIIFDELCQNLITDESRQIYRRQMAELVGRGAQAIILGCTEITLLVGAGDVSVPVFDTSAIHVEDAARFMLG; translated from the coding sequence ATGAAGCTACTCGGCATCATCGGCGGCATGTCTTGGACATCGACAGCAGAGTATTACCGCCTTCTCAACGGCGAAGTAGCCCGGCAGCGCGGCGGTCTTCACTCGGCGCGGCTGCTGATTCACAGCGTTGACTTTGCCCAGATCGCGGCCCTGCAAACAAGCGGGCAGTGGCACGAAGCGGGTGAACTGCTGGCCGAGGTGGCACGCGGCTTAGAGCGGGCCGGCGCGGACGGCGTGCTGCTGGCGACCAACACCATGCACAAAGTCGCGCCCCAGATCGAGGCGGCCATTTCGTTGCCGTTTTTCCACATTGCCGACTCGGTGGGTCGCCGCCTTCAGGAAGCGGGGGTGAAGCGGGCTGGCCTGCTGGGCACCGCCTTTACGATGGAGCAGGACTTTTACAAAGACCGCCTGCACCAGCAGTACGGTCTAGAGGTGTTGGTGCCAGACGAAGCGGGCCGTGCGGATGTTCACCGAATCATTTTCGATGAGCTGTGCCAAAACCTCATCACCGACGAGTCGCGCCAGATTTACCGCCGCCAGATGGCCGAGTTGGTCGGGCGCGGAGCGCAGGCCATCATCTTGGGCTGCACCGAAATCACCTTATTGGTCGGCGCGGGTGATGTCAGCGTGCCGGTCTTTGACACGTCAGCGATTCACGTCGAGGACGCCGCACGGTTCATGCTGGGTTAA
- a CDS encoding [LysW]-aminoadipate kinase gives MIVVKVGGSAGIDYDAVCADIANLWNNGQKLVLVHGGSGETNRVAEALGHPPKFVTSPSGYTSRFTDRQTLEIFEMVYCGKINKGIVERLQRLGVNAVGLSGLDGRIFEGKHKDSVRSVEGGKVKVLRGDHTGTVEKVNTGLIELLLGAGYLPVLTPPAASYEGVAINVDGDRAAAALAVALKASTMLLLSNVPGLLRDYPDEASLIRSIPANDVESYLEFAQDRMKKKVLGAAEAVKGGVGRVIFGDARAGEPVSAALAGAGTVVQ, from the coding sequence ATGATTGTAGTGAAAGTGGGCGGCAGCGCCGGAATCGATTACGACGCGGTGTGCGCCGATATCGCCAACCTCTGGAACAATGGGCAAAAGCTGGTGCTGGTTCACGGCGGCAGCGGCGAGACCAACCGCGTGGCCGAGGCGCTGGGCCACCCGCCCAAGTTCGTGACCAGTCCCAGCGGCTACACCTCGCGCTTCACCGATCGCCAGACGCTCGAAATCTTCGAGATGGTCTACTGCGGCAAGATCAACAAAGGCATTGTGGAAAGGTTGCAGCGCCTCGGCGTCAACGCGGTGGGTCTCAGCGGCTTGGACGGGCGAATTTTTGAAGGCAAGCACAAAGACAGCGTGCGCTCGGTGGAGGGCGGCAAAGTGAAGGTGCTGAGGGGCGACCACACCGGCACGGTGGAAAAAGTCAACACCGGGCTGATTGAGCTGCTGCTGGGTGCTGGTTACTTGCCGGTGCTGACCCCACCTGCTGCCAGCTACGAGGGTGTGGCCATCAACGTGGACGGCGACCGGGCGGCGGCCGCGCTGGCGGTGGCGCTCAAAGCGTCGACCATGCTGCTGCTTTCTAATGTGCCGGGCCTGCTGCGCGATTATCCCGACGAAGCCAGCTTGATCCGCAGCATTCCGGCCAATGACGTAGAGTCGTACCTCGAATTTGCCCAAGACCGCATGAAAAAGAAAGTGCTGGGTGCGGCGGAAGCAGTGAAGGGCGGGGTGGGAAGAGTCATTTTTGGCGACGCCCGCGCCGGAGAGCCGGTCAGCGCGGCCCTCGCCGGAGCCGGAACGGTGGTGCAGTGA
- the lysA gene encoding diaminopimelate decarboxylase: protein MLNDTQLLEAAQRFSTPLYVYDAAELDAALAGVRAAFTDTRIFYAMKANPNLSLLRRFRSAGVGFECVSAGELARAVKAGASGEHILVNGPAKSDEEYAEGGRLGATFIVDRGEEVALLPPSSRALVRVNPALSVSTHDHLATGAGSSKFGVPLSEVAAVVEALKAAGHTARGLHVHIGSAIRDAGDFAAAFAKLSELRPSVGELEVLDVGGGWSLDADLHGIAGQARQAAEVFGAQLWAEPGRYLVAGAGVLLSTVVGSKQTGRDFVLLDAGMTELIRPMLYGAVQPIRALWQGDQTKPYDLAGPACESGDVLAHDVPLPTPQRGGVLALLEAGAYGAAMSSNYLSRPRPAEVLWDGSWQVIRQREGPEAIWAAEL from the coding sequence ATGCTCAACGACACCCAACTTTTGGAAGCCGCCCAGCGCTTCAGCACGCCGCTGTATGTCTACGACGCCGCCGAGTTGGACGCCGCGCTGGCAGGTGTGCGGGCAGCCTTCACCGACACCCGAATTTTTTATGCCATGAAAGCCAATCCGAATCTCAGTTTGCTGCGGCGCTTTCGCTCGGCGGGCGTGGGCTTTGAATGTGTCAGCGCCGGGGAACTGGCGCGGGCGGTCAAGGCGGGCGCGTCCGGCGAACACATTTTGGTCAACGGCCCCGCCAAATCGGATGAGGAATACGCTGAAGGTGGCCGTTTGGGCGCGACCTTCATCGTGGATCGGGGCGAGGAAGTGGCGCTGTTGCCGCCAAGTTCAAGGGCGCTCGTCAGGGTCAATCCGGCGCTGAGCGTCAGCACCCACGACCACCTCGCCACCGGCGCGGGCAGCAGCAAATTCGGCGTGCCGCTCAGTGAGGTTGCCGCCGTAGTGGAGGCACTGAAAGCGGCAGGCCACACCGCACGCGGCCTGCATGTGCATATCGGCAGCGCCATCCGTGACGCGGGCGACTTCGCGGCGGCCTTTGCCAAACTCAGCGAGCTGCGCCCCAGCGTGGGCGAATTGGAAGTGCTGGACGTGGGCGGCGGGTGGAGCTTGGACGCCGACCTGCACGGCATTGCTGGACAAGCTCGGCAAGCGGCTGAGGTGTTCGGCGCACAGCTGTGGGCCGAGCCGGGCCGATATTTGGTGGCGGGAGCGGGCGTGCTGCTGAGCACCGTGGTGGGAAGCAAGCAGACGGGCCGCGATTTTGTTTTGCTGGACGCTGGCATGACCGAGCTGATTCGGCCCATGCTTTACGGCGCGGTTCAGCCGATTAGAGCGCTGTGGCAAGGCGACCAGACCAAACCGTATGACCTGGCTGGCCCCGCCTGCGAAAGCGGTGATGTCTTGGCCCACGACGTGCCGCTCCCCACCCCTCAGCGCGGCGGCGTGCTGGCTCTGCTGGAAGCGGGCGCTTATGGCGCGGCCATGAGCAGCAATTATCTGAGCCGTCCGCGCCCCGCCGAAGTGCTGTGGGACGGCTCGTGGCAAGTTATCCGGCAGCGTGAAGGCCCAGAGGCGATTTGGGCGGCGGAACTTTAA
- a CDS encoding AI-2E family transporter: MTPIRSIPGLLSALWRLPWLRLLVYLALVALVVGLARLLASVVVTALIAYALAFVVHPVLAWLEKRKVKRTLGVLLVVVFLLSVVSLLSWTVLSQVVSLIGELPALAARLPDLIGGLLKRLSSVPGLESAQKQFSTFLTQEAQQLRNNLGPTFQRLLTSGGTVLGGVVSVVGWLGQGVLVLILSVYFMLDYERVGHGLLRILPLAWQSTALQLSEDVALAFGGYLRGQLLIGLAVGALVALGLILLGIPNALAIGLLAAVLDIVPYLGPVVSALPAVLLALPSGWVTVLLVVGVFIVANQIEGNLLSPFIMGKTTNLSPAAVLLAILAGLTLGGLVGAVLAIPTVTLLWRWTLRYWLPSAAYNSPPKA, translated from the coding sequence ATGACGCCTATCCGCAGTATTCCCGGTCTGCTCTCGGCCCTCTGGCGGCTCCCTTGGCTGCGGCTGCTCGTTTACTTGGCGCTGGTGGCGCTGGTCGTGGGGCTGGCTCGGCTGCTCGCCAGCGTCGTCGTGACGGCCCTGATCGCTTACGCCCTGGCGTTTGTGGTGCATCCGGTGCTGGCGTGGCTGGAAAAGCGCAAAGTCAAACGGACGCTCGGTGTGCTGCTGGTGGTGGTCTTTTTGCTGTCGGTGGTTTCGCTGCTGTCTTGGACGGTGCTTTCGCAGGTGGTCAGTCTCATCGGTGAGTTGCCGGCGCTGGCGGCCCGCCTGCCCGACTTGATCGGCGGGCTGCTCAAGCGCCTGAGCAGCGTGCCGGGCCTGGAAAGCGCTCAGAAGCAGTTTTCTACCTTTCTGACCCAAGAAGCCCAGCAGCTCAGAAACAACTTGGGGCCGACCTTCCAGCGCCTGCTGACTTCGGGCGGCACGGTGCTGGGCGGGGTGGTCAGCGTGGTGGGCTGGCTCGGCCAAGGCGTGCTGGTGCTGATCTTGAGCGTTTATTTCATGCTCGATTACGAGCGGGTGGGTCACGGCCTTCTGCGTATCTTGCCGCTGGCGTGGCAGTCCACTGCTCTTCAGCTCTCGGAAGACGTGGCGCTGGCGTTTGGCGGCTACCTGCGCGGCCAGCTCTTGATCGGCCTGGCGGTGGGCGCACTGGTGGCGCTGGGCCTGATCCTTCTGGGCATTCCCAACGCCCTGGCCATCGGCCTGCTGGCGGCGGTGCTGGACATCGTGCCGTATCTGGGGCCGGTGGTTTCGGCGCTGCCCGCCGTGTTGCTGGCCCTGCCCAGCGGCTGGGTCACGGTGCTGCTGGTGGTGGGCGTGTTCATCGTCGCCAACCAGATCGAGGGCAACCTCTTGTCACCGTTCATCATGGGCAAGACCACCAATCTCAGTCCGGCGGCGGTGCTGCTGGCCATTTTGGCGGGGCTGACGCTCGGTGGGCTGGTCGGCGCGGTGCTGGCCATTCCCACCGTGACGCTGCTGTGGCGCTGGACTCTGCGTTACTGGCTGCCCAGCGCGGCTTACAACTCGCCCCCCAAAGCCTGA